In a genomic window of Shouchella clausii:
- a CDS encoding ABC transporter permease, which translates to MRSYIKKDLLTFWRDRKELITVLVLPILLVVVLNFAFSGLLGKDEDAIDLRLAIVNQDDETEASAQLKEKLLHDASFSEQEAQDLVHRTNEVRPVQILVDYFESDELKEWVTVYEIEESEAVKKVGEGEIDGFLLIPDGFTADSLYAAVTGESPTTKLTFKRDKETGDTSALYNIIHGFMDHLNYHFALETLSGATEVEVKLPEGGLEQEEAAENFSLTQYFTITMAILFALFTAMTVATKTGHEMRQQVFNRILIAHQNRLLFLVGKTVSTFCLAWLQIMLVFTLAHFILGVFPERTANFWLGLLGIVTSVSFAIAGLAAIFTTILLKMKKVEAANGLFMLVIILFGVVGGNFVPIYILPDWLQQIGEWTPNGLALVMFTEWIRFEQVSSLVGPSVLLIIFFVLCSIAGLAFYPKRGEA; encoded by the coding sequence ATGCGAAGTTATATAAAAAAAGACTTGCTCACGTTTTGGCGTGATCGGAAAGAGCTTATTACTGTGCTGGTGCTGCCGATTCTATTAGTAGTTGTGCTCAATTTTGCTTTTTCTGGGTTGCTTGGAAAGGATGAGGATGCGATCGATTTACGTTTAGCGATCGTCAATCAGGATGATGAAACAGAAGCATCAGCACAATTAAAGGAAAAATTGCTTCATGATGCTTCATTCTCAGAACAAGAAGCACAAGACCTAGTGCACCGAACAAATGAAGTGCGCCCAGTGCAGATACTAGTTGACTATTTCGAAAGCGATGAATTAAAAGAGTGGGTGACTGTTTACGAAATAGAGGAGTCAGAGGCAGTCAAAAAAGTAGGTGAGGGGGAGATAGATGGCTTTCTTCTTATACCGGACGGCTTTACTGCTGATAGTTTGTATGCCGCGGTAACTGGAGAATCCCCGACGACAAAGCTGACGTTTAAGAGGGATAAAGAAACAGGTGACACTAGTGCATTATACAATATCATTCACGGCTTTATGGATCATTTAAATTACCACTTTGCTCTGGAAACCCTCTCCGGCGCTACTGAAGTAGAGGTGAAGCTTCCTGAAGGAGGCCTTGAACAGGAGGAAGCAGCGGAGAACTTTTCATTAACGCAATATTTCACGATTACGATGGCCATATTGTTTGCTTTATTTACCGCTATGACCGTCGCTACAAAAACAGGGCATGAAATGAGGCAACAAGTATTTAATCGCATCCTTATCGCGCATCAAAATCGATTGCTGTTTCTAGTTGGAAAAACAGTTTCAACTTTTTGCTTGGCTTGGCTGCAAATCATGCTTGTCTTTACGTTGGCCCATTTCATTCTTGGTGTATTCCCTGAGCGAACGGCGAATTTTTGGTTAGGACTCTTAGGAATCGTTACCTCGGTCTCTTTCGCAATTGCCGGCTTAGCTGCTATATTTACCACCATTTTACTGAAAATGAAGAAAGTGGAGGCTGCCAATGGCCTATTTATGCTCGTCATTATACTGTTTGGTGTTGTGGGCGGCAATTTTGTTCCAATTTACATTTTGCCTGATTGGTTGCAACAAATTGGTGAATGGACACCAAATGGTCTTGCATTAGTCATGTTTACAGAATGGATCCGGTTCGAACAAGTATCGTCGCTAGTTGGCCCAAGCGTCTTGTTGATCATATTCTTTGTACTATGTAGTATCGCTGGTTTAGCCTTTTATCCAAAAAGGGGGGAAGCGTAG
- a CDS encoding ABC transporter ATP-binding protein: protein MLETIQLSKSFKGKKAVQNVSLYLDHGESVGLIGPNGAGKSTTISMISTLIKPTAGEIRLKGMNVVDKPGEMRKVLGIVPQELALYEELSAYENLKFFGSIYKIRNKDLEGRIQQALEIVGLADRRKELVRTFSGGMKRRMNIAAALLHQPQILILDEPTVGIDPQSRNHILETVRMLNEKKGTTVLYTSHYMEEVEQLCDRLYIMDHGEVIASGTKAELLSILSTEDTIKVELSKGEPGFVEQVKALNGIREVEGSHVELKMIAKKGSNLISELVHLAEQHRIQIINFHTETPSLEDVFLHLTGRRLRD from the coding sequence ATGCTTGAAACGATACAGTTAAGCAAATCATTTAAAGGGAAGAAAGCAGTACAAAATGTTAGCTTGTATTTAGATCATGGCGAATCGGTTGGTTTAATAGGCCCAAATGGGGCAGGGAAATCGACTACCATTTCCATGATATCCACATTAATCAAGCCTACAGCCGGTGAAATTAGGCTAAAGGGAATGAATGTTGTAGATAAACCAGGCGAGATGAGAAAGGTATTAGGAATTGTGCCACAGGAATTAGCGTTGTACGAAGAGTTGTCGGCATATGAAAATCTTAAATTTTTTGGTTCCATCTATAAAATCAGAAACAAAGATCTAGAAGGAAGAATCCAACAAGCGTTAGAAATTGTTGGATTAGCCGATCGCCGCAAAGAATTGGTGAGAACGTTTTCTGGTGGGATGAAACGAAGAATGAATATTGCCGCAGCCTTGTTGCATCAACCACAAATCCTCATACTAGATGAGCCTACTGTCGGCATTGATCCTCAATCGAGAAATCATATTTTGGAAACGGTGCGCATGCTAAATGAAAAGAAGGGAACAACGGTTTTATACACCAGCCATTATATGGAGGAAGTGGAGCAACTTTGTGACCGGTTATACATTATGGATCATGGGGAAGTCATTGCTTCAGGTACAAAGGCTGAGCTGCTTAGCATCTTATCAACAGAAGACACAATCAAAGTGGAGCTTAGTAAAGGCGAACCCGGTTTTGTTGAACAAGTAAAAGCGCTGAATGGTATTCGCGAAGTAGAGGGCTCTCATGTGGAGTTGAAGATGATTGCAAAAAAAGGAAGCAATTTAATTAGTGAGCTCGTTCATCTTGCTGAACAGCATCGTATTCAAATCATTAATTTTCATACGGAAACGCCAAGTTTGGAGGATGTGTTTCTTCACTTAACTGGACGTAGGCTACGGGATTAA
- a CDS encoding sensor histidine kinase: MNKTYFIWIGIHFLVWLVAIASMTTHLNEIQLASLCLFFLLLFLLPLFAGKSMMQMALFLIQVLATTVIFYPDENGFYPFLLFVQALILAEAVFYLPRLKSLIVIGVQIGFMLWIVTEMRLSISELAWIGLFYLLLLLSLLYYQSIHIRQTVLIQKHGALLEEYRKMKRQLVTEEEQARQGERMLIGHEIHDSVGHKLTALLMQFEAFRLTAAEKDKQKIADLKKLAEQSLEETRKAVKSFKQKDVGGLQGVIRLIRQLEMESFMKIHFSVKHGAFAASLSGEQSFAVYRAVQEALTNIMKHSSTREVRVLFESPGGSIFRFEVANEATPNPYFQEGYGLKAMRDRLEKVDGSMEVIHDGSQFVVRGSIRLADRRG, from the coding sequence ATGAATAAAACGTATTTTATTTGGATTGGGATCCATTTTCTTGTATGGCTGGTTGCGATAGCAAGCATGACCACTCATTTAAACGAAATTCAACTTGCGAGTCTTTGTTTATTCTTTCTCTTGCTGTTTTTGCTCCCGCTGTTTGCAGGAAAATCAATGATGCAAATGGCGTTGTTCCTTATCCAAGTACTGGCGACTACTGTTATCTTTTATCCGGACGAAAATGGGTTTTATCCCTTTTTATTATTCGTTCAGGCGTTAATCCTCGCTGAGGCTGTTTTTTACTTACCACGGTTAAAAAGTTTGATTGTCATTGGCGTTCAAATAGGCTTTATGCTATGGATAGTAACTGAAATGCGTCTTTCGATTTCAGAACTGGCTTGGATAGGCTTATTTTATCTTCTGTTGCTCCTGTCTTTGTTGTATTATCAATCGATCCATATTCGGCAAACAGTATTAATACAAAAGCATGGCGCTTTACTTGAAGAATACAGGAAAATGAAAAGGCAACTTGTGACAGAGGAGGAGCAGGCGAGGCAGGGCGAGCGGATGTTGATTGGCCACGAAATCCATGATTCTGTCGGACATAAACTGACAGCGCTGCTTATGCAATTTGAAGCATTCCGACTAACTGCTGCTGAAAAGGATAAACAAAAAATTGCGGACCTTAAAAAACTAGCTGAACAAAGCTTAGAGGAAACAAGGAAGGCAGTGAAATCCTTTAAACAAAAAGATGTAGGTGGGTTACAGGGGGTGATCCGTCTAATTCGGCAACTGGAAATGGAAAGTTTTATGAAAATCCATTTCTCTGTTAAGCACGGCGCCTTTGCTGCATCGCTGTCAGGTGAGCAATCCTTTGCGGTCTATCGTGCTGTACAAGAAGCGCTTACGAATATAATGAAACACAGCTCTACAAGGGAAGTTAGAGTACTGTTTGAATCACCTGGTGGAAGTATATTTCGCTTTGAAGTGGCGAATGAGGCGACTCCGAATCCCTATTTCCAAGAGGGCTATGGCTTAAAAGCGATGAGAGACCGATTAGAAAAAGTGGATGGTTCTATGGAAGTTATTCATGATGGCTCACAATTTGTCGTCAGAGGAAGTATACGATTAGCTGATCGGAGAGGATAG
- a CDS encoding DNA alkylation repair protein yields the protein MSNLTAKSFIDELQLHQNEADKEKMKKFFKGSDKNTTCLGLNMRTVFQIAKQFTDMPLTEIEQLLENDYYEVRMGAVSIMDFQAKKKKLTDEHRQALYDLYIQRHDRINNWDFVDRAAPSVVGTYLLDKPKDKLYEMAHSLNIWERRTAIVSTFSFIKNGHLEDTFSIAEILINDKEELINKAVGSFIREAGKRDEEKLKSFLNKHARTMPRITLRYAIEKFDKSTRDYYLSLKNN from the coding sequence ATGAGCAACCTTACAGCTAAAAGCTTTATTGATGAGTTGCAACTCCATCAGAATGAAGCGGACAAAGAAAAAATGAAAAAATTCTTTAAAGGGTCAGACAAAAACACGACGTGCTTAGGGTTAAACATGCGTACGGTGTTCCAAATTGCCAAGCAATTCACGGACATGCCCCTGACAGAAATAGAACAGCTCTTAGAAAACGATTATTATGAAGTAAGAATGGGCGCCGTCAGCATTATGGATTTCCAGGCCAAGAAAAAGAAGCTCACAGATGAACATAGACAGGCCTTGTACGACCTTTACATTCAAAGACATGACCGTATCAACAATTGGGATTTTGTCGACCGCGCCGCTCCTTCTGTAGTCGGAACATATCTACTGGATAAACCAAAAGATAAGCTGTACGAAATGGCGCATTCCTTGAATATTTGGGAGCGGAGAACGGCGATTGTAAGTACGTTTAGCTTTATTAAAAACGGCCATTTGGAAGATACATTTTCTATTGCCGAAATACTCATCAACGATAAAGAAGAGTTAATCAACAAAGCGGTCGGCAGTTTTATTCGTGAAGCCGGAAAGAGAGACGAGGAAAAGTTAAAGTCATTCTTGAATAAACACGCCCGCACGATGCCTCGGATTACGCTTAGATATGCGATTGAGAAGTTTGATAAAAGTACACGGGACTACTATTTAAGCTTAAAAAACAATTAA
- the serS gene encoding serine--tRNA ligase, translating into MLDIKWIRQNQAKVQTIADQKGIPISISQLVKYDDRRRALLHELEQLRQDRNRLSQEISVFMRNNEREKVDHHKKRVKEINQRLHTIEEEHKEVEGHYRQLMLYVPNVVSPDTPVGVSDHDNVEIKQVGEPTTFAFEPKDHVALGELHQMIDIPRGVKTAGSRNYYLTDMGALLHRAVQQLAIDVLVQRGFKLLEVPLMVRTEALLNTAHFPLGQEQTFKMAEEDKWLVGTSEVPLVSYYDHEMIDVAEPIRLAAVSTCFRNEVGSAGKDVHGLYRLHQFAKVEQVILCEANLDTSEQLFQEITANAEEILALLELPYRIMAVCTGDMSQKTYKQWDIETWMPSRHGYGETHSASNLLDFQARRSNIRYRDRDGKTQFCYTLNNTAIASPRILIPLLENHQQEDGSIRIPQALQRYMQGLERLEP; encoded by the coding sequence ATGTTGGACATCAAGTGGATTAGGCAAAACCAAGCAAAAGTGCAAACAATCGCGGACCAAAAGGGGATCCCCATCTCCATCTCTCAATTAGTTAAGTACGATGACAGACGGCGAGCCCTGCTCCACGAGTTGGAACAGCTGCGCCAAGATCGGAATCGGCTCAGCCAAGAAATTAGCGTGTTCATGCGGAACAATGAACGTGAGAAAGTGGACCACCACAAAAAACGCGTGAAAGAAATCAACCAACGCTTACACACTATTGAAGAGGAGCATAAAGAAGTCGAAGGCCATTATAGACAGCTCATGCTTTATGTACCCAATGTCGTGTCACCGGATACGCCGGTGGGCGTATCCGATCATGACAATGTCGAGATAAAACAGGTCGGCGAACCGACAACGTTTGCTTTTGAACCAAAAGATCATGTAGCGCTTGGAGAGCTCCATCAGATGATTGATATCCCCCGCGGCGTTAAGACTGCCGGCAGCCGCAATTACTACTTGACGGATATGGGAGCGCTCTTGCACCGGGCAGTGCAGCAGTTGGCCATTGACGTGTTAGTCCAAAGAGGATTCAAGCTGCTTGAAGTGCCGCTCATGGTCCGGACAGAGGCCTTGCTGAATACCGCACACTTCCCGCTTGGCCAAGAGCAAACGTTCAAAATGGCAGAGGAGGACAAATGGCTGGTCGGTACATCTGAAGTCCCCCTTGTGTCGTATTACGATCATGAAATGATAGACGTCGCAGAGCCGATCAGACTTGCTGCCGTCTCTACCTGCTTCCGCAACGAAGTGGGGTCAGCAGGAAAAGACGTTCATGGCTTGTACCGGTTGCATCAATTTGCAAAAGTCGAGCAAGTCATTTTGTGTGAAGCTAATTTGGATACGTCGGAACAGCTCTTTCAAGAGATTACGGCCAATGCGGAGGAGATCCTGGCGCTCCTTGAACTTCCTTATCGCATCATGGCTGTATGCACCGGCGACATGTCTCAAAAAACCTATAAACAATGGGACATCGAAACCTGGATGCCAAGCAGGCACGGGTACGGAGAGACTCATTCCGCCTCTAACCTGCTGGATTTTCAAGCTCGCCGCTCAAACATTCGCTACCGAGATCGAGACGGCAAGACACAATTTTGCTACACCTTAAACAACACGGCCATCGCTTCTCCCCGAATATTGATTCCACTGCTGGAAAATCACCAGCAGGAAGATGGTTCCATTCGGATTCCTCAAGCTTTACAGAGATACATGCAAGGGCTGGAACGCCTGGAGCCCTAA
- a CDS encoding ABC transporter permease, which translates to MKPVLWAQFMKDKRNPLLLLLLMAGSILATLLFTGGVHSPTTVAIFSEEENASSIEKKWEQLLNGDDAFQFIIVDPEQAREDIRAGQLDVAVKLMETDYKLIAAGKLPSVAIVQQHVDKVFQREAYGTAISAEDGSSREEFERYLKDAPFQVDVQGIDREETIEYNMTTQLLFAFTFLVSMFIAGFKVNNVMYDKISGVWNRMILSPISKTSMYSSYLLYSFLITMFQICVVLIVFKYGLNYEVGDQLWLVILIAAFFTFSMISVAMLITGFVKTPEQFLAIYPSLIPIMPLISGAYMMPGTITNPVLLFIADLFPLTHAMDAIMAVIFYNAGLQDVGMSLLVMVLIGIIAMGLGINLMERRSQ; encoded by the coding sequence GTGAAACCAGTACTATGGGCGCAATTTATGAAAGATAAGCGAAACCCACTTTTGCTATTATTATTAATGGCTGGCAGCATCCTCGCTACGCTCTTATTTACTGGCGGTGTTCATTCGCCGACAACAGTCGCTATTTTTAGTGAGGAGGAGAATGCCTCAAGTATTGAGAAAAAATGGGAACAATTGTTGAATGGGGATGATGCATTCCAGTTTATCATCGTTGATCCTGAGCAAGCCCGGGAGGACATACGAGCTGGTCAACTCGATGTGGCCGTAAAGCTAATGGAAACAGATTATAAACTCATTGCCGCTGGCAAACTACCTAGTGTCGCTATTGTTCAACAGCATGTTGATAAAGTCTTTCAACGGGAGGCATACGGTACGGCGATATCGGCTGAGGACGGAAGTAGCCGTGAGGAGTTTGAGCGGTATTTGAAGGATGCCCCTTTTCAGGTAGACGTACAAGGCATTGACCGCGAGGAAACGATAGAGTATAACATGACGACGCAGCTATTGTTTGCTTTTACTTTTCTAGTCTCCATGTTTATTGCCGGTTTTAAAGTCAACAATGTGATGTACGATAAAATTTCTGGCGTATGGAATCGAATGATTCTGTCGCCGATAAGCAAAACCAGCATGTACAGCAGTTATCTTTTATATAGTTTCTTAATAACCATGTTTCAAATTTGCGTCGTGCTGATTGTGTTTAAGTATGGCTTAAATTATGAGGTAGGAGACCAACTATGGCTTGTCATTTTAATCGCAGCATTTTTTACTTTTAGTATGATTAGCGTGGCGATGCTTATTACCGGTTTTGTAAAAACGCCGGAGCAATTTTTGGCGATTTACCCTTCGCTTATTCCCATTATGCCGCTAATTAGTGGGGCATATATGATGCCTGGGACGATTACAAACCCTGTGTTGCTGTTTATTGCCGATTTATTTCCGCTGACACATGCGATGGACGCCATTATGGCTGTCATCTTTTATAATGCTGGTTTGCAGGATGTGGGCATGTCATTGTTGGTTATGGTGTTGATTGGAATTATCGCAATGGGACTAGGAATTAATCTAATGGAACGAAGAAGCCAGTAA
- a CDS encoding TetR/AcrR family transcriptional regulator yields the protein MPRSKKQFEEMRSATRDKIQSAAMHLFVHQGYGSTNVQQIADVAGISIGLLYRHYKNKEVLFHELVDFAMAGLQAVVDSFRTGDSPKKQLEQFVKEIYSDLSTSDDLANLMVLMTQSFFSGGASQKHHEIVGLNQQMLEATADLIKRGQEKNEFKQGPPDEMAMHFFSTIQGLAIMKITLKERFIMPSVQIIIAGLSKEGEK from the coding sequence ATGCCCCGTAGCAAAAAACAATTCGAAGAAATGCGTAGCGCAACTCGTGATAAAATTCAATCTGCCGCCATGCACCTGTTTGTTCATCAAGGTTATGGCTCAACGAATGTGCAGCAAATTGCCGATGTAGCGGGTATCAGCATTGGCTTGTTATACCGACATTATAAAAACAAAGAAGTCCTTTTCCATGAGTTGGTGGATTTCGCCATGGCCGGGCTGCAAGCAGTAGTTGATTCATTCCGCACGGGGGATTCACCTAAAAAACAACTTGAGCAATTTGTAAAAGAAATATATAGCGATTTGTCCACAAGTGACGACCTTGCCAACTTGATGGTTCTGATGACACAGTCCTTCTTCTCAGGAGGTGCCAGCCAGAAACATCATGAAATCGTGGGACTGAATCAACAAATGCTGGAGGCGACAGCTGATTTAATCAAAAGAGGACAGGAAAAAAATGAATTTAAGCAAGGACCGCCGGATGAAATGGCGATGCACTTTTTTTCAACTATACAGGGACTGGCCATTATGAAAATTACATTAAAAGAACGATTTATAATGCCTTCTGTACAAATCATTATTGCTGGACTTTCTAAGGAAGGAGAAAAATAG
- a CDS encoding histidine phosphatase family protein, protein MQTNVYLVRHAHSTYTADELGRPLSEKGMAASENVRRLFARKKIDVVLSSPYKRAIQTVECVAEGIGKEVIIKDGFKERRLSEKPMEDFQAAIAKVWEDPTFFWEGGESNVAAQKRGVQALLNVLEEYAGKNIVVATHGNIMVLMMNFFNRNYDFLFWQSLEMPDIYELVFQGKNLINVERIWNGPEE, encoded by the coding sequence TTGCAAACGAATGTGTATTTAGTCCGCCACGCCCATTCAACGTACACAGCAGATGAGCTTGGAAGGCCACTGTCAGAAAAAGGGATGGCCGCTAGCGAGAACGTAAGAAGGCTTTTTGCAAGGAAAAAAATTGACGTTGTCCTTTCCAGTCCATATAAGCGTGCGATTCAAACTGTAGAATGTGTGGCTGAAGGAATCGGGAAAGAAGTAATCATAAAAGACGGCTTTAAGGAACGGCGTTTGTCTGAAAAGCCGATGGAGGACTTTCAAGCAGCGATTGCAAAAGTTTGGGAAGACCCTACGTTTTTTTGGGAAGGGGGAGAATCGAACGTAGCCGCTCAAAAGCGGGGCGTTCAAGCACTGCTAAACGTGTTGGAAGAATATGCAGGAAAAAACATTGTCGTAGCCACTCACGGCAATATCATGGTTTTAATGATGAATTTCTTTAACCGAAACTATGATTTTCTTTTTTGGCAAAGCCTTGAGATGCCCGATATTTATGAGCTCGTGTTTCAAGGCAAAAACCTAATAAATGTGGAGAGGATTTGGAATGGGCCAGAGGAATGA
- a CDS encoding GNAT family N-acetyltransferase yields MNIRPPFEAVRADQMPHDARNQMAHIFADGFSQWLDYFSNDKKVIANAFAHMFKMDQFYVAVSGQEIAAMAACTDCHTLSLQLDRKQLRKFLGLYKGVLAGIILKRAFEKPFEDPPSNTGSIEFVGTALKFRSQGAASHLIDTIMKMTPFEQYIIEEVADTNLPAMKLYRKLGFEEYKRKQLSTSAAKKSGIQYMISLRRMNNKQTT; encoded by the coding sequence ATGAACATTCGCCCGCCATTCGAAGCAGTTAGAGCAGATCAAATGCCCCATGATGCAAGAAATCAAATGGCCCATATATTTGCCGATGGATTCAGCCAATGGCTCGATTATTTCTCCAATGACAAAAAAGTAATTGCCAACGCTTTTGCCCATATGTTCAAAATGGACCAGTTTTATGTAGCTGTATCTGGGCAGGAAATTGCGGCTATGGCAGCATGTACCGACTGCCATACCTTATCGTTACAGTTGGACAGAAAACAGCTAAGGAAATTCCTGGGCCTTTATAAAGGGGTGTTAGCAGGGATCATTTTAAAACGGGCGTTTGAAAAACCTTTTGAAGATCCTCCGTCTAACACCGGATCAATTGAATTTGTCGGCACCGCTCTTAAATTTAGAAGCCAGGGGGCAGCTTCTCATCTAATCGATACGATCATGAAAATGACACCGTTTGAGCAATACATTATTGAGGAAGTAGCCGATACCAACTTGCCTGCCATGAAATTGTATCGCAAGCTCGGCTTTGAAGAATACAAACGAAAACAGCTTTCCACCTCTGCGGCTAAGAAGAGCGGTATTCAATATATGATTTCTTTAAGACGTATGAATAATAAGCAAACCACTTAG
- a CDS encoding AAA family ATPase, whose protein sequence is MFLKRIELQREKISSFQSYPFSIPVMKHFHRLDLKSHVTFFVGENGSGKSTLLEAIADKCDFNTAGGGRNNYYEVDASESALGDYIRLSWLPKVSNGFFLRAESFYQFASHIDAIGTFDAYGGRSLHHQSHGEAFLSLFTNRFNKKGIYLLDEPEAALSPQRQLSFLAILHDLVSTGDSQFIIATHSPILLGYPHGTIFSFDQDVIKEIDYEQTEHYQLTRHFLENRELFLREILGE, encoded by the coding sequence ATGTTCTTAAAACGGATTGAATTGCAGCGGGAAAAAATTTCTTCTTTTCAATCGTATCCTTTTTCTATTCCCGTTATGAAACATTTTCATAGGCTTGATTTGAAGAGCCATGTCACTTTTTTTGTCGGCGAAAATGGCTCAGGAAAATCAACATTGCTAGAAGCGATTGCCGATAAATGCGATTTTAATACGGCGGGGGGCGGACGCAACAATTATTATGAAGTGGATGCGTCAGAATCTGCGCTTGGTGATTATATTCGCCTTTCATGGTTGCCAAAAGTTTCAAATGGTTTTTTTCTTAGGGCTGAGTCTTTCTATCAGTTTGCTTCCCATATTGATGCAATCGGTACATTCGATGCATACGGGGGGCGTTCCTTGCATCATCAGTCACACGGAGAAGCATTTTTGTCCCTTTTTACCAATCGATTCAATAAAAAAGGAATTTATCTACTAGATGAGCCTGAGGCGGCTCTGTCGCCACAGCGGCAACTTTCGTTTTTAGCGATTTTACATGATTTGGTTTCGACAGGGGATAGCCAATTCATTATTGCGACTCACTCTCCGATTTTATTAGGCTATCCACATGGAACGATTTTTAGTTTTGATCAGGATGTGATCAAAGAGATTGACTATGAGCAAACGGAACACTACCAATTGACACGGCATTTTTTAGAAAATCGTGAGCTGTTTTTACGTGAGATTTTAGGAGAGTAA
- a CDS encoding response regulator, whose product MIKVLLAEDQVMVRQGLKAMIETDEEIKVTGEADHGRKALRLCETQVFDVAILDIRMPEMDGIEAAKMMRLRYPKMKILMLTTFDDHQYVVESLRLGVNGYMLKNGDTESLIRSIKSTINGGLSLEDQVAAKVVPTLLQNQEEPSIDPSLTPRERAILTCIGEGLNNKEIAERLGLSVGTVKNQTSQIFDKLALRDRTQLAIYAIRHRLV is encoded by the coding sequence ATGATTAAGGTGCTGCTAGCAGAAGACCAAGTCATGGTACGGCAAGGGTTAAAAGCAATGATTGAAACCGATGAAGAGATCAAAGTAACTGGAGAGGCTGACCATGGGAGAAAAGCGCTTCGTTTATGTGAGACGCAAGTGTTCGATGTGGCGATTTTAGATATTCGCATGCCTGAAATGGATGGAATTGAAGCGGCCAAGATGATGCGCCTGCGTTATCCGAAAATGAAAATATTGATGCTGACAACGTTTGATGATCATCAGTACGTGGTCGAGTCCTTAAGATTAGGCGTTAATGGTTATATGCTGAAAAACGGCGACACGGAATCATTGATTCGTTCAATTAAAAGTACTATAAATGGAGGTCTTTCCCTTGAGGATCAGGTAGCTGCTAAAGTAGTGCCTACTCTTCTGCAAAATCAAGAGGAGCCGTCTATTGATCCTAGCCTAACCCCAAGAGAAAGGGCGATTTTAACATGTATAGGGGAAGGGCTAAATAACAAGGAGATAGCAGAGCGATTAGGCTTGTCAGTTGGCACAGTAAAAAATCAAACGAGCCAGATTTTTGACAAGTTGGCATTAAGGGATCGGACCCAACTGGCCATTTATGCGATTCGCCATCGGCTTGTGTGA
- a CDS encoding glycosyltransferase family 8 protein, with the protein MNILVTLNAHYLKALQVMLTSLFMNNANEDFAIYLIHSSIPENQLQQLEQFVCQQGHSLIIVETDKTLFANAPVVKHYSSEMYYRLLAYRFLPTELDRILYLDPDILVLNPIRPLYETNIDSCLYAAAQHSFINIQEINKFRLNAYEMEAYYNSGVLLMNLAKQRETMDINDIFAYVEKYRNRLVLPDQDVLNALYSPQIKNVDERLYNYDARYYRYYKLKSGGRFDIDAVLRQTVILHFCGKKKPWHKNYNGKFHSLYKHYEKQAFPK; encoded by the coding sequence ATGAATATTTTGGTGACCCTTAACGCCCATTACTTAAAGGCTTTACAAGTCATGTTGACATCGTTATTTATGAATAATGCAAACGAAGACTTTGCCATTTACTTAATCCATTCGTCCATTCCAGAAAACCAGCTTCAACAGCTGGAGCAATTTGTGTGCCAACAAGGGCATTCATTGATCATTGTAGAAACGGACAAAACGCTATTTGCCAATGCGCCTGTCGTCAAACATTATTCCTCTGAAATGTATTACCGTTTGTTGGCCTATCGATTTCTTCCGACGGAGCTTGACCGCATTTTATACTTGGATCCCGATATTTTGGTGTTAAACCCGATTCGCCCTCTGTATGAAACCAATATCGATTCCTGTTTGTATGCAGCGGCACAGCATAGCTTTATTAACATCCAAGAAATCAATAAGTTTAGACTAAATGCGTATGAAATGGAAGCATACTACAATTCCGGCGTCCTCCTTATGAACTTAGCCAAGCAACGGGAAACCATGGACATAAACGACATTTTTGCCTATGTCGAAAAATACAGGAATCGTCTCGTCCTTCCTGATCAAGATGTATTAAACGCACTCTATTCTCCTCAGATCAAAAATGTCGATGAACGTCTTTATAATTATGATGCTCGTTATTACCGCTACTACAAACTAAAAAGTGGTGGCCGCTTTGACATTGACGCCGTACTGCGGCAAACAGTCATACTCCACTTTTGCGGAAAAAAGAAACCATGGCATAAAAATTACAATGGCAAGTTTCATTCCCTTTATAAGCATTACGAAAAACAGGCATTTCCTAAATAA